The following coding sequences lie in one Myxococcus xanthus genomic window:
- a CDS encoding Ig-like domain-containing protein: MRASRMRCLLVSLFIAGCGADPGKGDDPPPPRPTPTDTTITVAGSKSTLAVNEVLALTAAGRDSRGQPVMLDDVTWSSSEPSVVRVERDGRVTGMGAGTATVTAASGNKSGNLTLTVRGAIHSNGSILTSETWREVDNPHIVLDDIVVAGSGTPVLTIEAGCIIRFEHGASIEIGYGSEGGTLRVQGTAEKPVTFTTNADSPAPGQWQGVYFLEGATSSSISHAVVEYCGSNSGYGTANDACIIVSGSTVRPNFQDVTIQHSASQGITFMHEGAFGSNSMGLTVTDVANAPIYMGVNQLGSLPGDSVFMSNGRNVIRSPGGQVDRSQTWVNVGVPYAMEDSVYVDGATTPTLTLSPGVTLRFGRLSYFEIGTGEGGNLRAEGTAEAPITLTADAEFPMSGHWQGLVFGEMATAASKLTRAVVEYGGSRASDGNPDANVRVIVDKGPIITQTTLRHSMGCGITRAKTPNYDTFTTDFTAPSLGNVFSDNSGPAQCGP, from the coding sequence ATGCGCGCTTCGCGTATGCGTTGTTTGCTCGTTTCCCTCTTCATTGCTGGCTGTGGCGCCGACCCTGGCAAGGGAGATGATCCGCCCCCTCCCAGGCCCACGCCTACGGACACCACCATCACCGTCGCGGGGAGCAAGAGCACTCTCGCTGTCAATGAAGTGCTCGCGTTGACCGCCGCGGGGCGGGACAGCCGTGGCCAGCCGGTGATGCTTGACGACGTTACCTGGAGTTCGAGCGAACCCTCCGTCGTGCGTGTGGAGCGGGACGGGAGGGTGACGGGAATGGGGGCTGGGACTGCGACGGTCACCGCTGCGTCGGGGAACAAGAGCGGGAACCTGACGCTAACGGTTCGGGGGGCCATTCACTCAAACGGAAGCATCTTGACCAGCGAGACGTGGCGCGAGGTGGACAACCCGCATATCGTCCTTGATGACATTGTCGTTGCGGGTTCCGGCACCCCGGTGCTCACCATCGAGGCGGGGTGCATCATCCGCTTTGAGCATGGCGCATCAATCGAGATCGGCTACGGCAGCGAGGGCGGGACGCTCCGGGTCCAGGGGACAGCGGAGAAGCCGGTGACTTTCACGACGAATGCCGACTCGCCGGCTCCGGGCCAGTGGCAGGGCGTGTACTTCTTGGAAGGGGCCACCTCCAGCAGCATCTCCCACGCCGTCGTTGAGTACTGTGGTTCGAATTCGGGCTACGGCACCGCGAACGATGCCTGCATCATCGTGAGTGGAAGCACCGTGCGTCCCAACTTTCAGGACGTGACGATTCAGCACAGCGCGTCCCAGGGCATCACGTTCATGCACGAAGGTGCCTTCGGCTCGAACTCAATGGGGCTGACGGTGACGGACGTGGCGAATGCCCCCATCTACATGGGAGTCAACCAGCTCGGAAGCCTCCCGGGTGACAGTGTTTTCATGTCCAACGGACGCAACGTCATCCGGTCGCCGGGCGGGCAGGTGGACCGCTCGCAGACCTGGGTCAACGTTGGCGTCCCCTACGCCATGGAGGACTCCGTCTATGTCGATGGCGCAACCACTCCGACGCTGACGTTGAGCCCGGGAGTCACGCTGCGCTTCGGTCGCCTGAGCTACTTCGAGATTGGCACGGGAGAGGGTGGAAATCTGCGCGCCGAGGGAACGGCCGAGGCCCCCATCACGCTGACGGCCGACGCGGAGTTCCCCATGTCTGGCCATTGGCAGGGCCTTGTGTTCGGCGAGATGGCGACGGCTGCTAGCAAGCTGACGCGGGCCGTGGTCGAGTACGGCGGCTCGCGCGCGAGCGATGGGAACCCAGACGCGAACGTCAGGGTAATCGTTGACAAGGGTCCCATCATTACCCAGACCACGCTCCGTCACTCCATGGGGTGCGGAATCACTCGTGCGAAGACCCCCAACTATGACACCTTCACCACGGATTTCACCGCGCCGAGCCTGGGGAACGTGTTCTCTGATAACTCAGGCCCCGCGCAGTGCGGCCCTTGA
- a CDS encoding helix-turn-helix transcriptional regulator, protein MNHVPISVIKAGLYVSERHGVPRATLLGRPSVEERELTGPLRRISWDAFCEFNDRIEQAWSPLGGVEQFALAVNEQIPEILAVARRVLSPLQLLRLVISVGSWAHPRIMVRSKLLGPDRLQLELSLPDDWRDSPAFFRICSASLANSPRLIGLPRAQVELELAPRRAVYRFLLPPSRTAFALGSEVASQAHLLMLERISHLQAEVSALLRMPRGKSATGARRRFPAWHGALTARQAEVLELVVQGISNRDIANRLRCAERTVEVHITDILKKSGNQSRAQLIAAFWGAQD, encoded by the coding sequence TTGAATCACGTCCCTATCTCTGTCATCAAGGCTGGGCTGTACGTCTCCGAACGCCATGGAGTCCCTCGCGCGACGCTCCTGGGTAGGCCGTCCGTCGAGGAGCGCGAGCTGACCGGACCGCTTCGTAGAATCAGTTGGGATGCCTTCTGCGAATTCAACGACCGGATCGAACAAGCATGGAGTCCGCTGGGGGGCGTCGAGCAGTTCGCCCTGGCGGTGAACGAGCAAATCCCCGAGATACTGGCGGTGGCCCGACGGGTGCTTTCGCCTCTTCAGCTCCTCCGGTTGGTGATTTCCGTCGGGAGCTGGGCGCATCCTCGGATAATGGTCCGGAGCAAGCTGCTCGGGCCGGATCGGCTCCAGCTCGAACTTTCGCTGCCGGATGATTGGCGCGATTCGCCGGCGTTCTTCCGCATCTGCAGCGCCTCGCTCGCGAACTCGCCACGGCTCATCGGCCTGCCCCGGGCTCAGGTGGAGTTGGAGCTCGCGCCACGTCGAGCCGTCTATCGGTTCCTGCTCCCGCCCTCCCGAACGGCCTTCGCTCTCGGAAGCGAGGTGGCCAGCCAGGCCCACCTGCTGATGCTGGAACGAATCTCCCATCTCCAGGCGGAGGTCAGTGCGCTCCTGAGAATGCCTCGAGGAAAGAGCGCCACGGGGGCTCGCAGACGGTTCCCTGCCTGGCACGGGGCGCTCACGGCCCGCCAGGCCGAGGTCCTGGAGCTTGTCGTTCAGGGAATCTCGAACCGGGACATCGCGAACCGCCTCCGGTGCGCCGAGCGCACGGTGGAGGTGCACATCACGGACATCCTCAAGAAGTCTGGCAATCAGAGCCGAGCCCAGTTGATCGCCGCGTTCTGGGGGGCGCAGGACTGA